From the Arthrobacter sp. PM3 genome, one window contains:
- a CDS encoding hotdog fold thioesterase: MMDNFTPAPFAAELAAAGVPEHMHEWLGQYGVGALVVKMGIRFLEMSPERTVATMPVEGNTQVAGILHGGAHVVLAETLGSFAAGLHAGPRRQALGIEVGATHHRSVAAGTVTGTCKAIHLGRTLTTHEIVMTDEQGRRLSTARITNLIRDIAG; encoded by the coding sequence ATGATGGACAATTTCACGCCCGCACCCTTCGCGGCGGAGCTTGCGGCGGCCGGGGTTCCCGAGCACATGCACGAGTGGCTGGGCCAGTACGGCGTCGGCGCCCTCGTGGTGAAGATGGGAATCCGCTTCCTGGAAATGAGTCCGGAGCGGACCGTGGCCACCATGCCCGTGGAGGGGAACACCCAGGTGGCCGGCATCCTGCACGGCGGCGCGCACGTGGTCCTGGCCGAGACCCTGGGCTCCTTCGCCGCCGGACTGCACGCGGGCCCGCGCCGGCAGGCGCTCGGGATCGAGGTCGGGGCCACGCATCACCGCTCCGTCGCCGCAGGCACCGTCACCGGCACCTGCAAGGCGATCCACCTCGGCCGGACGCTGACGACGCATGAGATCGTCATGACCGATGAACAGGGCCGGCGGCTGTCCACCGCCCGGATCACGAACCTGATCCGCGATATCGCCGGCTAG